From the Mastacembelus armatus chromosome 14, fMasArm1.2, whole genome shotgun sequence genome, one window contains:
- the LOC113142607 gene encoding olfactory receptor 5B17-like — protein MENQTLGKDILLLEGLQVTPQSSTPAFILLLLIYIFIMVSNISLVVLIFMDRSLHQPMYLLFCNLSINDMFGATAIIPRLLSDMLIPSTERYIQYIDCVLQAFCAHIYAGASHTVLMVMAFDRYVAICNPLRYTSIMTNRMVVKLSVSAWGVVFVMVLILIGLSVRLSRCRSIIAGPFCDNASLFKLSCESILINNIYGLGYTVIVMGASIGSIMLTYLRITMVCLSSKNKVLNTKALQTCATHLAAFLIMYFSCLINIILHRFPDLSEQRKVASIIFHMVPPGINAFIYGLQIKALENKLLTLCLAPTIQNPAALMKPSLKYFP, from the exons ATGGAGAACCAAACTTTAGGTAAAGATATCCTGCTCCTGGAGGGGCTACAGGTCACCCCTCAGTCCTCCACCCCtgccttcatcctcctcctcctcatctacATCTTCATCATGGTGTCCAACATCAGCCTTGTGGTCCTGATCTTCATGGACAGGAGCCTCCACCAGCCCATGTACCTGCTCTTCTGCAACCTGAGTATTAATGACATGTTCGGGGCCACGGCCATCATTCCTCGCTTGCTGAGTGACATGTTGATTCCAAGTACAGAGCGGTATATTCAGTACATCGACTGTGTCCTTCAGGCTTTTTGTGCTCACATTTACGCAGGCGCCTCCCACACAGTTCTCATGGTCATGGCCTTTGATCGGTACGTGGCCATCTGTAACCCCTTGCGTTACACCAGCATCATGACCAACAGGATGGTGGTGAAGCTGTCGGTGTCGGCCTGGGGGGTCGTTTTTGTCATGGTGCTGATCCTCATTGGACTCAGTGTCCGCCTGTCACGCTGCAGGTCGATCATAGCCGGCCCATTCTGTGACAACGCCTCCCTGTTCAAACTGTCCTGTGAAAGCATCCTCATTAATAACATCTACGGCCTCGGCTACACAGTCATTGTGATGGGTGCCTCCATTGGCAGCATCATGCTCACCTATCTAAGGATCACCATGGTGTGCCTGAGCAGCAAGAACAAGGTTCTGAACACCAAAGCCCTGCAGACCTGTGCCACCCACCTAGCTGCGTTCCTCAtcatgtatttttcatgtttaattaaCATCATCCTCCATCGTTTCCCTGACTTATCAGAGCAAAGGAAAGTGGCGTCCATCATATTTCACATGGTCCCTCCTGGCATCAATGCCTTTATATATGGGCTGCAAATCAAAGCT TTAGAGAATAAACTACTGACACTATGTTTGGCCCCCACTATCCAGAATCCTGCTGCTCTAATGAAGCCCTCGCTGAAGTACTTTCCCTAA
- the LOC113142608 gene encoding olfactory receptor 5B17-like, with protein sequence MENQTLGKDILLLEGLQVTPQSSTPAFILLLLIYIFIMVSNISLVVLIFMDQSLHQPMYLLFCNLSINDVFGATAIIPRLLSDMLIPSTERYIHYIDCVLQAFCAQIYAGASHTVLMVMAFDRYVAICNPLRYTSIMTNWMVVKLSVLAWGVVFVMVLILIGLSVRLSRCRSIIAGPFCDNASLFKLSCESILINNIYGLGYTAVLLGSSICSIMLTYLRITMVCLSSKNKVLNTKALQTCATHLAAFLIMYFSGLINIILHRFPDLSEQRKVASIIFHMVPPGINAFIYGLQIKALENKLLTLCLAPTIQNPAALMKPSLKYFP encoded by the exons ATGGAGAACCAAACTTTAGGTAAAGATATCCTGCTCCTGGAGGGGCTACAGGTCACCCCTCAGTCCTCCACCCCtgccttcatcctcctcctcctcatctacATCTTCATCATGGTGTCCAACATCAGCCTTGTGGTCCTGATCTTCATGGACCAGAGCCTCCACCAGCCCATGTACCTGCTCTTCTGCAACCTGAGTATTAATGACGTGTTCGGGGCCACGGCCATCATTCCTCGCTTGCTGAGTGACATGTTGATTCCAAGTACAGAGCGGTACATTCACTACATCGACTGTGTCCTTCAGGCTTTTTGTGCTCAGATTTACGCTGGTGCCTCTCACACAGTTCTCATGGTCATGGCCTTTGATCGGTACGTGGCCATCTGTAACCCCCTGCGTTACACCAGCATCATGACCAACTGGATGGTGGTGAAGCTGTCGGTGTTGGCCTGGGGGGTCGTTTTTGTCATGGTGCTGATCCTCATTGGACTCAGTGTCCGCCTGTCACGCTGCAGGTCGATCATAGCCGGCCCATTCTGTGACAACGCCTCCCTGTTCAAACTGTCCTGTGAAAGCATCCTCATTAATAACATCTACGGCCTCGGCTACACAGCTGTCCTGCTTGGCTCCTCCATCTGCAGCATCATGCTCACCTATCTGAGGATCACCATGGTGTGTCTGAGCAGCAAGAACAAGGTTCTGAACACCAAAGCCCTGCAGACCTGTGCCACCCACCTAGCTGCGTTCCTcatcatgtatttttcagggtTAATTAACATCATCCTCCATCGTTTCCCTGACTTATCAGAGCAAAGGAAAGTGGCGTCCATCATATTTCACATGGTCCCTCCTGGCATCAACGCCTTTATATATGGGCTGCAAATCAAAGCT TTAGAGAATAAACTACTGACACTATGTTTGGCCCCCACTATCCAGAATCCTGCTGCTCTAATGAAGCCCTCGCTGAAGTACTTTCCCTAA
- the LOC113142612 gene encoding olfactory receptor 52N5-like: MENQTLGKDILLLEGLQVTPQSSTPAFILLLLIYIFIMVSNISLVVLIFMDQSLHQPMYLLFCNLSINDVFGATAIIPRLLSDMLIPSTERYIHYIDCVLQAFCAQIYAGASHTVLMVMAFDRYVAICNPLRYTSIMTNWMVVKLSVLAWGVVFVMVLILIGLSVRLSRCRSIIAGPFCDNASLFKLSCESILINNIYGLGYTAVLLGSSICSIMLTYLRITMVCLSSKNKVINSKALQTCATHLAVYIIMYFSGLINVILHRFPDLSEQRKVASIIFHMVPPGINAFIYGLQIKAVRQKVFVMFTKNTMKE; the protein is encoded by the coding sequence ATGGAGAACCAAACTTTAGGTAAAGATATCCTGCTCCTGGAGGGGCTACAGGTCACCCCTCAGTCCTCCACCCCtgccttcatcctcctcctcctcatctacATCTTCATCATGGTGTCCAACATCAGCCTTGTGGTCCTGATCTTCATGGACCAGAGCCTCCACCAGCCCATGTACCTGCTCTTCTGCAACCTGAGTATTAATGACGTGTTCGGGGCCACGGCCATCATTCCTCGCTTGCTGAGTGACATGTTGATTCCAAGTACAGAGCGGTACATTCACTACATCGACTGTGTCCTTCAGGCTTTTTGTGCTCAGATTTACGCTGGTGCCTCTCACACAGTTCTCATGGTCATGGCCTTTGATCGGTACGTGGCCATCTGTAACCCCCTGCGTTACACCAGCATCATGACCAACTGGATGGTGGTGAAGCTGTCGGTGTTGGCCTGGGGGGTCGTTTTTGTCATGGTGCTGATCCTCATTGGACTCAGTGTCCGCCTGTCACGCTGCAGGTCGATCATAGCCGGCCCATTCTGTGACAACGCCTCCCTGTTCAAACTGTCCTGTGAAAGCATCCTCATTAATAACATCTACGGCCTCGGTTACACAGCTGTCCTGCTGGGCTCCTCCATCTGCAGCATCATGCTCACCTATCTGAGAATCACCATGGTGTGTCTGAGCAGCAAGAACAAGGTGATAAACAGCAAAGCTCTGCAGACCTGTGCCACCCACCTGGCTGTTTACATcatcatgtatttttcagggtTAATTAACGTCATCCTCCATCGTTTCCCTGACTTATCAGAGCAAAGGAAAGTGGCGTCCATCATATTTCACATGGTCCCTCCTGGCATCAACGCCTTTATATATGGGCTGCAAATCAAAGCTGTCAGACAAAaagtttttgtcatgtttaccaaaaacacaatgaaagagTGA
- the LOC113143314 gene encoding olfactory receptor 10V1-like — protein MELLPPHVSPESPRDSYLPLSSSHRSSSVNGTREPDGVTFFILQGLSSLGEKQMILFVILLLGYIGILGGNSMIIFVTLTDPKLNSPMYFFLANLSFVDMVYTTSSIPKMLSGFLSDVSTISVPGCFLQMHFFIQLGVTGYAILTVMAYDRYVAICNPLHYTSIMTWSVQLLLITGAWVFSTAFTLPPAIIALLRPYCGPNVVKHGWCDLSSVRRLACADTSVDNFVSLSFAVVCLLTPGSLILTSYVLIGVSLSRRAVTQRLKAFRTCSAHLTVVTISFSSASFVYISYRVGNFSPEVRIIAAVLHSALTPFLNPLIYSLRNKELQESIRRTMSRFRSAAVSSTKDVNTVS, from the exons ATGGAGCTTTTGCCGCCTCATGTTTCACCTGAAAGCCCCAGAG ATTCATACCTGCCTTTGTCGAGCAGTCACAGATCCAGCTCTGTTAACGGCACCAGGGAGCCTGATGGCGTCaccttcttcatcctccaggGCCTCTCCAGCCTCGGTGAGAAACAGATGATCTTGtttgtcatcctgctgctgggttaCATCGGTATCCTGGGAGGAAACAGCATGATCATCTTTGTG ACACTGACTGACCCAAAGCTCAACTCTCCAATGTATTTCTTCCTTGCCAACCTCTCCTTTGTCGACATGGTCTACACCACCTCCTCCATCCCTAAAATGTTGTCTGGCTTCCTGTCAGATGTGTCAACCATTTCTGTCCCAGGCTGCTTCCTCCAGATGCATTTCTTCATCCAGCTAGGAGTTACTGGCTATGCCATCCTGACTGTCATGGCGTACGACCGCTATGTGGCCATCTGCAACCCTCTGCACTACACCTCCATTATGACTTGGTCTGTTCAGCTGCTTCTCATCACAGGAGCCTGGGTTTTCAGCACTGCCTTCACACTTCCACCTGCCATCATTGCATTGCTCCGACCTTACTGTGGCCCGAACGTGGTGAAACATGGCTGGTGTGACCTGTCGTCTGTAAGGCGACTGGCATGTGCTGACACCTCAGTAGATAACTTTGTCTCCCTTTCTTTTGCTGTGGTGTGTCTACTGACTCCAGGAAGCCTCATCCTCACGTCCTATGTCCTGATTGGTGTTTCACTATCAAGGAGGGCTGTCACTCAGAGGCTGAAGGCCTTCAGGACATGTAGTGCCCACCTGACTGTGGTGACCATCTCTTTCAGCTCAGCCTCCTTTGTGTACATTTCCTACCGGGTGGGAAACTTTTCACCAGAG GTCCGTATCATTGCGGCTGTGCTACACTCTGCTCTGACTCCCTTCCTGAACCCACTGATCTACAGTTTGAGGAACAAGGAGCTGCAAGAGTCCATAAGAAGGACCATGAGCAGGTtcagatctgctgctgtttcatccACGAAGGACGTCAACACAGTGTCCTGA
- the LOC113143375 gene encoding olfactory receptor 13C2-like: protein MELLPPHVSPESPRDSYLSLSSSHRSSSVNGTREPDGVTFFILQGLSSLGEKQMIFFVILLLGYIVILGGNSMIIFVTLTDPKLDSPMYFFLANLSFVDMVYTTSSIPKMLSGFLSDISTISVPGCFLQMHFFIQLGVTVYGILTVMAYDRYVAICNPLHYTSIMTRPVQLLLITGAWVFSAVCTLPATIIALLRPYCGPNVVKYSWCDLSSVRRLACADTSMDNIVSLCFAVLALLTTGVLILTSYVLIGVSLSRMAVTQRLKAFGTCSAHLTVVTISFSSASFVYISYRVGNFSPEVRIIVAVLHSALTPFLNPLIYSLRNKELQESIRRTLSRFRSAAVSATKDVNTVS from the exons ATGGAGCTTTTGCCGCCTCATGTTTCACCTGAAAGCCCCAGAG ATTCATACCTGTCTTTGTCGAGCAGTCACAGATCCAGCTCTGTTAACGGCACCAGGGAGCCTGATGGCGTCaccttcttcatcctccaggGCCTCTCCAGCCTCGGTGAGAAACAGATGATCTTTtttgtcatcctgctgctgggttaCATCGTCATCCTGGGAGGAAACAGCATGATCATCTTTGTG ACACTGACTGACCCAAAGCTCGACTCTCCAATGTATTTCTTCCTCGCCAACCTCTCCTTTGTCGACATGGTCTACACCACCTCCTCCATCCCTAAAATGTTGTCTGGCTTCCTGTCAGACATATCAACCATTTCTGTCCCAGGCTGCTTCCTCCAGATGCATTTCTTCATCCAGCTAGGTGTTACTGTATATGGCATCCTAACTGTCATGGCGTACGACCGCTATGTGGCCATCTGCAACCCTCTGCACTACACCTCCATTATGACTCGGCCTGTTCAGCTGCTTCTCATCACAGGAGCCTGGGTATTCAGTGCTGTCTGCACACTGCCAGCCACCATCATTGCATTGCTCCGACCTTACTGTGGCCCGAATGTGGTGAAATACAGTTGGTGTGACCTGTCGTCTGTAAGGCGACTGGCATGTGCTGACACATCAATGGATAACATTGTCTCCCTTTGTTTCGCTGTGCTGGCTCTACTGACCACAGGAGTCCTCATCCTCACATCCTATGTCCTGATTGGTGTTTCACTATCAAGGATGGCTGTCACTCAGAGGCTGAAGGCCTTTGGGACATGTAGTGCCCACCTGACTGTGGTGACCATCTCTTTCAGCTCAGCCTCCTTTGTGTACATTTCCTACCGGGTGGGAAACTTTTCACCAGAG GTCCGTATCATTGTGGCAGTGCTGCACTCTGCTCTGACTCCGTTCCTGAACCCACTGATCTACAGTCTGAGGAACAAGGAGCTGCAAGAGTCCATCAGAAGGACTTTGAGCAGGTTCAGATCTGCCGCTGTTTCAGCTACGAAGGACGTCAACACAGTGTCCTGA
- the LOC113143373 gene encoding olfactory receptor 13C2-like: protein MELLPPHVSPESPRDSYLPLSSSHRSSSVNGTREPDGVTFFILQGLSSLGEKQMIFFVILLLGYIVILGGNSMVIFVTLTDPKLDSPMYFFLANLSFVEMAFTTTTIPKMLSGFLSDVSIISVPGCFLQMHFFIQLSITVSAILTVMAYDRYVAICNPLHYTSIMTRPVQLRLITGAWVFSTVFTLPPAIIALLRPYCGPNVVKHGWCDLSSVRRLACADTSMDNIVSLSSAVVCLLTPGSLILTSYVLIGVSLSRMAVTQRLKAFGTCSAHLTVVTISFSSASFVYISYRVGNFSPEVRIIVAVLYAALTPFLNPLIYSLRNKELQESIRRTLSRFRSAAVSATKDVNTVS from the exons ATGGAGCTTTTGCCGCCTCATGTTTCACCTGAAAGCCCCAGAG ATTCATACCTGCCTTTGTCGAGCAGTCACAGATCCAGCTCTGTTAACGGCACCAGGGAGCCTGATGGCGTCaccttcttcatcctccaggGCCTCTCCAGCCTCGGTGAGAAACAGATGATCTTTtttgtcatcctgctgctgggttaCATCGTCATCCTGGGAGGAAACAGCATGGTCATCTTTGTG ACACTGACTGACCCAAAGCTCGACTCTCCAATGTATTTCTTCCTCGCCAACCTCTCCTTTGTGGAAATGGCCTTCACCACCACTACCATCCCTAAAATGTTGTCTGGCTTCCTGTCAGATGTTTCAATCATTTCTGTCCCAGGCTGCTTCCTCCAGATGCATTTCTTCATCCAGCTAAGTATTACTGTCTCTGCCATCCTAACTGTCATGGCGTACGACCGCTATGTGGCCATCTGCAACCCTCTGCACTACACCTCCATTATGACTCGGCCTGTTCAGCTGCGTCTCATCACAGGAGCCTGGGTTTTCAGCACTGTCTTCACACTTCCACCTGCCATCATTGCATTGCTCCGACCTTACTGTGGCCCGAACGTGGTGAAACACGGCTGGTGTGACCTGTCGTCTGTAAGGCGACTGGCATGTGCTGACACATCAATGGATAACATTGTCTCACTTTCTTCTGCTGTGGTGTGTCTACTAACCCCAGGAAGCCTCATTCTCACGTCCTATGTCCTGATTGGTGTTTCACTATCAAGGATGGCTGTCACTCAGAGGCTGAAGGCCTTTGGGACATGTAGTGCCCACCTGACTGTGGTGACCATCTCTTTCAGCTCAGCCTCCTTTGTGTACATTTCCTACCGGGTGGGAAACTTTTCACCAGAG GTCCGTATCATTGTGGCAGTGCTGTACGCTGCTCTGACTCCTTTCCTGAACCCACTGATCTACAGTCTGAGGAACAAGGAGCTGCAAGAGTCCATCAGAAGGACTTTAAGCAGGTtcagatctgctgctgtttcagccaCGAAGGACGTCAACACAGTGTCCTGA